The window TAAACTTCCTCTGCAACTATAATACCTTTATTTTCAGTGACATTATTTGTTCTTTCAAGTTTCAACTCACAAGTTGGATAGGAGTATCTTTCTTTAGCTTTTCTTGATTTTGATAAATATATCTAGACAGTCAACAACTAGATGAAGTATGTATTGCAATCATACATCTTGAATGACAATAACAAGGTCAGTCACATATATTCCTACTAGATCAGTTAACCCTTCAATATCCAAAATGAAAAGGTTAAAACAACATCAAATTCAAAACATTCAGACACCAGAAGAAGTTTCCTAAACTATCATGATGTGCATCAGAGGAACTGCAGTAAAATGTAAAACTGAATGCAAATCCCAAGAAAATTCAACATTACATGCGGAAACACCTATAAGGACTACTTGGAATGGGCATATCCCTAAACAAAGTGCTTACAGTTTGAAAGATTATACAAACAAAGAAAACTTCTCCAGAGttaaacaaataaaaacaataaaggaCAACATCATTGATCCTCTTGAAGGCTTGATATAAGACTATAACTCGCCTTTCCACAAAGGTACGGTAATATAGGAAATGGATAAGATACCTGCGGAGAATATCCAGCACGATAAACACATATGGATTTCACCAGATCATTTGCAGTTGAATTAAGTATCTCACGCCTGTGCAAGTAACAAAAGTAGGTACAGATCAACAGATGGGAATTTCTTAAAAAAAAGAAAGTGAGGCCATCAAGGCAGAATTCACATTAATCATTATACAATTGCAGATTACCTATGAAGGAAATGACTTACGTGTAACAGAGAGTTAATTCACATAATTTCCGAGTCTTGCAAAAGGCAATGCAGCGAAGTCCATGTTGAACCATTTCTGCCAGGAGATAAGAGACCTCTAGAATTGGGCTAGAAATGTAATAATTAAAAAGGGTGAGCAACTTGAATAGAACATATGGAATAAGGCATATCTTAGATATTCAGGTACCTGTATGAGAAATTGATGCAAATTaggaattattttaattttagttgaTTTTGGTAATTGTTCTATGCTAGGTATCAAAAGCTTGGTATATTTTAATTTGGTTGAGTTATTTTTCTACTTTAGTTGGTAGGATTTTATATCTTCAAGTTGTAGTCAATTTATTTCCCAAGTTACATGAATCCTTATAGGTGAATGGGTTCTTACTACGcttgcttaattttttatttttcaattttagttgGATTGgagcttttaaaaagaaatattagcaATGTAATTTTTCAAGCTGTGTACTGTAACATACACAGGTAAAATCTTAAAGTCACCATAGAACAAAGGAAATTTAGATATGCAGACAAATAAGAGTGTAGTTATACCTTGAACGTCTTGATTTTCTATCAGGCATCATAGGGTTATTATTTTTCATGCCTCTGAATGCCTTTTGTTCCTAATCATAAGGAAATAATACATTACTACATCATCATAATTGTTTAGTATCAAATGATATCATACTCTCAGGAAGCAGAGCTAATTGCTTCATTTCTGATTATTTGTCTTAAGCTAAAAACAATGAAACAAGCAGGCTCACCAAATATAATGGAGGGTTccataaaatgaaatattttggACTGCGAGGACTTCCATCATTTTGAACCAGCTCTAGTGTCTGCAAGTTGCCAAGCTCCTGATAAAGAACataaaattttcttatataattAGTAAAGAAACACTGTTGCCATCACCAACATTGTTAAATCAAAGGAACAAAATGTTTGAATAAAGACTCAGCAATTGGATGCCAGATTTTTGTTGTTGATGGTCATAGAAAGTTAGCCATCATctccaaaatttcaaaattaaaataagcaAAAGGGCATAATTTGGAATAAGGTTTTCACATTTCTAACTTAACAAGTATTGCTGAAATTTGAAGagccataaataaaatatatataaaacatAGAAACGGCAATCATTATAGTGAATGTATCTTCTGAGTCtctgaaaaaaaaaagacaatgaaTAGTGAATGCATCTTCTATATTCATGAGTATcaagttaataaaatttttaaaaaaatgaatataGAGTAACTAAGGTTAAAAAAATACACTCTTTAGTTACTAGTAGCTACCATGGCATGCTCACGTGGATTTGCTGAGGTTGCAGTGCAAAATATGAAGGACGGATCACTACCATATACTGTGAAAAGTCAGGAAACATCTGTAAGGATAGATAATCATGAATAAAGCTTATACGGTTGAACCAATTTTAATGTTATGTACCATGAGAACATATTCTCTGCAGTCTCCTAAGTATGAAAGCAGTATGACAACCAAATGCTCCTTTATATGTATGAGTTTCATCAATCACAACATACCTAACAAGCCAAAAATGATTAAACAAAAAGGTATCATAGTTACACACAAAAAAAATCTTTAACAAGGATCACAAGAACCATAAAGCCAAAGTGTAGTGACATAAAACATTCATGCAAATGAAAAGCAGTTGATCAAAAGAAACAGATGAAGTCTTCAGATACCTGAGATTTGATAAAATTCGCTTAAATTGCCCATGAAATGGCAAGATAGACATGTGTAACATATCTGGATTTGTAATCAACTGCAAAGTGATATTATAGTCAAGCCTCTACTAAATGACAGAATAATAGGTAAATACAGCAAGACGAGCCTTATGCCCACTTACCAGTCTAGCATCATCTCTTATCAGCTTACGATTTTCTTGGGATGTGTCACCATCATAAATACCAACATTTAGCCCTATATTCAAGCCATCTATCATTTTCAGTAGAGTTCTCAACTGGTCTTGAGCTAATGCCTAAAAAAGTTACCACAACTTCAATGAAATTAGATGGCATTAACCAACTAAGCTTGACATCGTCTTTGGAAGGCTTGTGAAATAACGAAAGAAGTGGCATCAAGCAAAAAAGAAATCAATAAGCATTTGGGTAAAACCTTTGTGGGGAACATATATAGTGCACATGACATTGTATTCTTTGATAGTGCTTCAAGAACAGGAATATTGTAGCAAAGAGATTTCCCACTGGAAGTAGATGTGGCCACTACAACATTCTTCCCTGACAGGGAAGCAAGTAGAGATTCAACCTGAATAACTAAAAAAATGGTCAAAAGAACCAAAAGATATGGTTCCATAGGTTAAACACAAAATAATATGTGCACCTGATGGCTGTATAACATGGTTATTCCAAACCCTTTGAGTGTCGATGTTAGTGCTTCTGATAGATCAGTATGGAATTTGGCATAGACAGCTTCTTTGGCATCTATAAATTCCACATGTACAAGCTGGTGAAACAAAAGGTTAAACATTGAATTTTTCACAATGTTATTTTGCAAACAATATGGACAAATGATGTGTCTGCTGGATCAAACCTGTCCTTGTTTACCAATGCCTTTTCTGAGATGTTCAACCATCTCAGCAGGTTCCAGGAGTTGCCTACTCTGTCAATTATAGAATAATGGTCCTCAAAAAAAAAAGCATGATAAGACAAGAAAAGAAAGTAGCAGTATTGAGTGAATCTCAAGAGTAATGATTTGGAATTTCATAAACAAGTGATATTTATAAAATGGTAAGAAACCTACACGACACAATGATGACATTTTCCTGAGTGTCACAGATCCACTTCCTTCTGAAACAACGGCAGCAATTACATCCTGCATCAAAACGCTTTCCTCTAGAGGCAACAGCAGTGGCATGCCACTTGCCAGTTTTATCTCCTGTATTCCATCTAAAACAGTCCATGATTGAACCAAAAGGAGTTTTTTTCCAAAAGTTCAAAGTCTAAGTAATAAAGTTGTCTAACATAAATGATGGTTAAAAAAAGTCCCAACAAATTTTCTTCTGATTAACAGAGCAGAAACCAACCTGGTTAATTGTTTGATGGCAATAAACATCACCGGTACTGGTTAAGATCCACTATTGTATACAATATAACTCCATGTATCACGCAATCAAACAAAGTTAAGCTAACCATCAATTTTGACAAACATTGACATATCAAAAATTAATATATCAGCTTCATTAACTTCATCAGTTTGCAGAGAGATTGAAATTAGTTAGAGGTAAAGTAAGACATGGATAAATTAGAACTTTATCTCTTATAAGAGAAGTAAATGTGCCATAGGAAATTGGAACCATGATTTGTTCAGCTCTAATACTCTTTCAATTCCAATACTTTGCAAGAAGCCATATGATGAATCACAAGCGATTATAATTTTTAACTTCAAATACAACAATGCATATCATAGCTTCCAATAAATCAATCTAGAACAACACTCATAGCATAAAAGACATCATAGATAAATGAAACTGGCATACCATGCAACATTTAATAGCTTTCCATAACTCTGACATGAAGATAACACTCCTTCGACCAAATGCACGAACAATTGATGAAATTGGGACTTTTTTGTTTGCTGCAAATATATCTAAAAAATGAAACTTGCTACAATTTAGTAAAAAGaaacacaaatagaaaggaaAGAGTGAGAACACGATGATCCTGCCTGTATTTCTTACTGCATGTTGACCACTGGCGGAGATACATATCAGAGTGGCAGTGTCCAATTTGTCCAGAAATCTTTCATCTTCACAAAGAGATATTATCATCTAGGCATAATTACATAATGATTTAGGTATGTTTACTCAACATCTAAGCAAGAACATAGAAATGTTATTGTagaatattttattaaatattatataATAATAACTCAATATGGAAtgtagataaattaaaaaatctagTTTAGTGGATGAACTATTGTATTGAATCAGTCCTCTTCTCCATGACTAACAGGTGTAATCTATTAGGAAAGCAGAAGCCAACTAGTTAAGTAAATGGAGGGAATTAATTATTTAGAAAAATACTTAAAGCATTTGAACACATTGCCAACCATTGAAACAAAAAGGTTATTTTGGTCAGCCTGAGCACCCCTCATCGCTGGCCCCATATCGAGACGAAGGAAGGTAAATCACATACCAAGCGACCTCCTAGGTGGGAGAGCATTTAATCCTACGGGGAATGAAGCGAGCAAAAATTGACCATTGCTCAATGAAGCAACTCTGCCACCCAAGTACCAACTCGGCTACACCGTGGGGACAACACATTGCTAACCAGTGAACATTGGATTAGTTGTCGAGTAAACAGATGCATAACTCCTTTTTAGATAAATAGAGATGCCACAGTTTATGATTTTGTGTAATTATTATTCCTTCACATGTACAACATGCATTTAATTTTAGAATGGTGAGTGTTACTGAGTATTAAAAAGTAGCTGCATGAGAACATCAGGCACATGATACCAAAATTTTAGCTTTGAAACACGGTTTTGTCTTTCATCACATTCTAACGATCATTTAACATGAGTATAAGAATGCATAAATTCcaccaagatttttttttttaaagtgtaATTTGCAGTAATTACCTTTGGACAAAGAAGTGGAAGGCTTTTAACATCTGTCACGCAAGCATTTTCCAGACCAAATATATTTGATTGCATAAGTGCTTTGTCAATGCACTCCCAAGTGAAGCATTTCTTTTGCCTTTGAACAAAAGCATACATAATATttacaaacataaaaattttcaatactCTCTTCAGCCAAGAAGGGCAAACACAACTCTGTATAACACCAGTGGATTTAAAATATTCTTCAAACAACAAGCAACCGCTTGAATTAGCCTTGGACAAACAATTCACCGACTCTAAAACACCACGAATTATGCTGCTGACTTGTTTGTCGGATATATTTTGGGCATCAGAGCATAGCACTTCGTGAAGGGCATGATTGCCATCGAATTTTCTCTTGCATGCTCTATCCGAGTAAGTCTTTCTGCGGCTTTCACCCAATGAAGTCCCCCCTTCCTCACAATATAATCGCTTTGAGTGTCTGTTATCAGTTTTTGTTATCTCAGCTTGCATGGCTGAAAAAGAAGAAAGATCGTTCATGATATCGTGCCAAGTAGAGTCGGCTGCAGATACTGCTACTCTATCAGTGGAGGCATTTGGCGTTCTACTCCCTGATTGACCATATTCCACCGCGCTTTGCTGAGATTTCTTTATATAAGGAACGAGAACCATGAATTCACCGTGTTCAATGGAATGGCTCCCCACACGACTATCTAAGCTCAACTTTGAACccttaaaaacattttttttattaacaaaTGCATCAATTCCGGAGAAAACAAAAAATATGTAATCTAATAGTGCAAATTTTCTAGTTGAAAAATAGACATGACACATGAGGGCTAAACTCGAACTGTCCCAAGCGACAGTTCGAACTACGAATAAACGTTCAAGAGAATATATGATGGCCAGACAGAGCGGAAATCAGTTCTTGCCTTGAAGAAAAGGTGGAAATGGGGAGAGTTCTTCGCTGGGAGGAATGAATCCATAAGCTTAGCCTTCAGGTCGACGATGGAGCGGTCACAGGAGATGGAGATAGTGACCGATCGTCCATCGAGGCTTCGGACCTCGATCGTCTTCTCCATTTCTCGTTGATTCAAATTACCGCATTCAAATTAGGGTAAACTTTACGGGAGCCTTAAAATAAAGAgtatttttagataaaaaattatgatgattttttcttttattttatatttatatatatatatatatacaagagtGTTATACTGCGCGACGTTGTTTCCGCGGCTTGTGCGCGACTTCAGCGCTGGCACATGACGTGGCTCACATATTTAATCTCTCTTCCCTgtgtttcattttcttttctattactcACCTAACGTGTTGACTTTTTTGCTtccctttgtttttctttttaatctttttcttgcttttttattttttccacaaACCACGTCTttcatcatcgcctccaaagCCGATCATTTTTTCCACAGAGCGAAAACTAGGGCAACCCTCTTGCTGCTGCGGCGTCGTCCTCACCGTGCGCCCTTGTTCCTCGTGCGAAAAACCTTCGACGACTAGCTAGTCGCATTGGTATTTTGTCGTCGTCGCCACTGTCCTTGCCCATTTTTGCCGCTCCGGTGTTCCTCGTCCTTGCCCCTCGCCGTCGCGACGCTGGATCTGCGCTGTGGTTCCGTCGAAGCTGTCCTTGCCTCTGCGCTGTTATTCCACCGAAACTAGGCAGATCCTCGCGCCCCTCACCGTCGCGACGCTGGATCTGCGTTGTTCCGCCGAAATTAGGCAGATCCTCGCGCCCCTCGCCATCTCTCTGCGCCATTGTTCTCGCTGCCAACCTCACGCCACGAAGCCCCTCTCTGTGAGACTCCTTGTTCACAGTTTTGCTTCCTCTTCTACTTCCCATTCTTTAATCTTGAAATTAACAATTGCTGGACAATATGATATTACAACTGTTGGATCTTGTGTGTGAGTTTCATAGTTTAAATGTTCAGGACAGCATGTATCAAAATCATACAGGACAACATTCTTCTTGTTTGTTTGTTTCACATGATAGTACTATGTTAGCTTACTGCaacattcctttttttttttatgtatatgtatatttgatttagtgtgtgagtttcatttggatgcattcttccttttttttttttgtttttatggaTCTTGTGTGTGAGTTGTATCGTTTATATGTTCAGGACAGCATGTATCAAAATCATACAGGTTATGGTTATGCTTATTTCTAGTTCCATGAGTCTTCAGTGGATGCATTCTTCTTGTTTGTTTGTTTCACATGATAGTACTATGTTAGCTTACTgcaacattctttttttttttatgtatatgtATATTTGATTagtgtgtgagtttcatttggatgcattcttctttttttttttttttttatggatcTTGTGTGTGAGTTCCATTTTAGTTATTTACTACCATATTGAAAATTAGAGAATTTTTTATAATCTCAAACTGTTGAAATATTCCTAGTATAAAAACTAGTGATAACTTATATTCTTTTTATTCTACAATTTACAGGAAACTTGCAAAACTTCGACTGACAATCTATGGTAAATCATTTGATTTAAGTTCTAATATTTTGTTTATATAAGATtctgaatattttttaaaatgcaggggaaaacatatgttgtatttgttggacGTAAACCGGGAATTTATGAAACGTGGGTAGAAGCTTCTGATCATGTTAATGGCTTTAAGGGCGCCATACACAAATCTTTCAAAACGAGAGAGGAGGCACAAAAAGCTTATGAGGAATACTTTGAAATAAGatctgcaccaacttcctttgcatCTAGtccaaataaaatatcatgtgcaACTTCAAGTTCAAGGTCAAGTTCAGATTTGGAgagaaaacttttaaaaactgaaaaaattattaagttgaaaGATGCATTAAAAGAGATAGAGCATCAGTTAGattctcttatgatcagtgatgataatgatgatgattagATATGTTGTTTGAAGTCGTTATATGACTTAAAGTTCAAACATTGATTTTAGTTTGAGTTGttaattacaagtgttgtatcGAAATTAAAACGATGAAACAATCTAAATTGCTTTATCTATGTTGTTATAAGTAATGTGATTAAGTTGTGGATGTGCTTCATGGGATGTGCTTCAAAAACGTATTACAACTGCTTTTTAAGCATGGGACCGCCACATGCATTCATCACTACAATAATGCAGAAATTCCAGCACTACACCTTGTCACCACATAATTAACAGCATAAATCCACCTTCCAGCACTACACCTTGTCACCACATAATTAACAGCATAAATCCACCTGGAACGACTTGATCCTCCGAACACTTCCAAAAACAATATTTTCCATCTTATTCGACTTCATATTTAAAACAACCAGCCAAATGACTCCCAACCTTATCAGGGAACTTCACCCAGCTTCGCATTATAAAAACCAACACCCAAAGCAAGAGCTGAGGAATTCGACATCAAATACGAACAAATAGCAGCAACCTACAGAGACAATTTCAGCAGATCCTGCAATTTAAAAAGCTGCTCCAGCTCACTTGCATCAAATACCAACAATTTTCCAGCAACATGTCATTAAATTCACAGGATAAAGCATTTCAATTACTTCAGAACATGTCTTTTATCATAGGAATTCCTAAGCATCAACAACACAAGATAATATCAATACGAAGACGAAATACTTCGTGAAATGACTCCCTCAGTACAAAGCATTCTAAGAATTCCACAGCTTATCACATTTAATTCCTCTAACTCTTGCACATTCACAGCTATATTTTTTTGCTTATTGATTGGTTAAAGGCCATAAGCCATCAATTACTTGGCCTATAAAAGTCTCCATGATGATGTTGATAGGAGACAGAATGGTCCAAGATCAAGTAGCAATCACTTATTGCAATGTATGCTCAAGAAATAAAcggagaattaaataaaaataagcatTGTCTATGGAATGTCACacaatcaaatacctttccttcAATTTGAGATTAACAGGATACAATTAGCAATAGAGGTGGCAATTCgacttttttttacatttttttctacTTCCGTATACACATGGGATAGCTCAATGTTAATTGAGATTCATACAATTGCAACCTAAATCTTTAGCTATTAACCATCTAACTGCAATCCATTACAAATTACATCAGCAAGGAGGCATATTTACCTCCCAACTGTGGAAAACGAAACAAACATACATTAGAAATGGACTGGTTCCATCACTTCACAGCTATAGAATTGGACGACATCAACAAGCAAGACTTTCTGATCACTTCACAACTATGGAATTGGATGGCATCGACAAGCAAGACGTTAAGATGTGCTGATCAGCAAGGAGACATTAATGGCAGGCCAATTAATCAAAACGAAAAGGAAGAGGAATACATACATTTATCGAGCCTTCTGAAGGGATTGGGTTGATCGACTAGAGACACCATGCAAGAGCTTAACACATCCTAGGAAGCTTAGTTTCCCATCTGTGTGCCTTACCCAATCATGTAGAACAACATGAACAGGTACAGAGGGATGAGACCAAGTTCCTGTAAATAAAACGAGAGATGCTTCAATTAGCAACATTTTACCTTTAAAAAGGATTAAGTGCATAATTACATGGATCCAAGTGCAAATAAACATCCCAGGACAAATACAAAACCCCTCCAAGAGAAAATCTGCAACTGTCATAATTCCATCAGAGATAATCCAGTAGTGCCATAACTTGAGCTTAAATCCAGTCTCAAATTACTGAACATACTTTAAAACTAAGTTGATTGGTGGTTTAGACCCTAGCCGAATCAATCCCGGCGTTCACAACAGATACAGAATGAGAGTTCACAACAGATACACAAACGTGAAACATATGAAGCTTGTTTAAACAGATACAGAAATATTTAAAGAGGTCATATCAGTCTCCTCAAATGTGAAAAGTATCAAGTTGGTTCAATGTCTCTCCAAGCACGAGGTCTGGGACTTCATCGTCTTCTCCACCGTTAGATACAGCAGCTTCAGATTCAGGTGTTTGTCTATGCAACTCCTCCATGAACATCTATAAGCACAACTAAAGCTAACATAAGTGTAATAGccaacaaattaaaaataaattgtacATGCATCTTCTATGGAACTAAATAGACATAATTAACAAAAGTAAAAAAAGAAACCTTCAAAGTTGATCTGTCAATTGCTAGCGCATATTGTTAGAACCTACAATAATAAAgacaaattttattattaatatttcaatcaatcaaccagcaattttaaattaaacttggatagTCCTTGCCTGCTATTGATGCCAATTCTTCTTCGTATGTGTCATCATCGTTGTTATGATGATTATCTAAAGTTGATCTGtcaatcagcatatttaatcagCATATTTATACAATTTAATAAAGGTAAttaatttgtaaataaaattatcataaaatagagaattaattgaCACATACCCTTGTAAATTTGGACAATTACGCTTATCATGTGACACACCACGATGGCCACATCCATGACATAATCGAGACTTTGAGG is drawn from Zingiber officinale cultivar Zhangliang chromosome 1B, Zo_v1.1, whole genome shotgun sequence and contains these coding sequences:
- the LOC122045361 gene encoding uncharacterized ATP-dependent helicase YprA-like isoform X1 codes for the protein MEKTIEVRSLDGRSVTISISCDRSIVDLKAKLMDSFLPAKNSPHFHLFFKGSKLSLDSRVGSHSIEHGEFMVLVPYIKKSQQSAVEYGQSGSRTPNASTDRVAVSAADSTWHDIMNDLSSFSAMQAEITKTDNRHSKRLYCEEGGTSLGESRRKTYSDRACKRKFDGNHALHEVLCSDAQNISDKQVSSIIRGVLESVNCLSKANSSGCLLFEEYFKSTGVIQSCVCPSWLKRVLKIFMFVNIMYAFVQRQKKCFTWECIDKALMQSNIFGLENACVTDVKSLPLLCPKMIISLCEDERFLDKLDTATLICISASGQHAVRNTANKKVPISSIVRAFGRRSVIFMSELWKAIKCCMEIKLASGMPLLLPLEESVLMQDVIAAVVSEGSGSVTLRKMSSLCRSRQLLEPAEMVEHLRKGIGKQGQLVHVEFIDAKEAVYAKFHTDLSEALTSTLKGFGITMLYSHQVESLLASLSGKNVVVATSTSSGKSLCYNIPVLEALSKNTMSCALYMFPTKALAQDQLRTLLKMIDGLNIGLNVGIYDGDTSQENRKLIRDDARLLITNPDMLHMSILPFHGQFKRILSNLRYVVIDETHTYKGAFGCHTAFILRRLQRICSHVYGSDPSFIFCTATSANPREHAMELGNLQTLELVQNDGSPRSPKYFILWNPPLYLEQKAFRGMKNNNPMMPDRKSRRSSPILEVSYLLAEMVQHGLRCIAFCKTRKLCELTLCYTREILNSTANDLVKSICVYRAGYSPQERRRIEADISEGRILGVAATNALEVGIDIGHIDATIHLGFPGTVASLWQQAGRSGRRSRPSLAVYVAFEGPLDQYFMKFPNKLFGRPMELCQVDAHNQKVLEQHIACAAFELPLCLQYDEKYFGSGLNSAIISLRNKGYLCNDAYDVSSPNSWNYIGPDGMPSRAVTIRAVETIKYKVVECLSNEVLEEIEESKAFFQIYDGAVYMHQGDTYLVNYLDLSTKVAFCQRADLKYYTKTRDYTDVHVAGGELAYLPVKASCYVKTTAQTRPCTITTKWFGFYRIWRSNNQIFDKDELSLPEFSFESEAVWICVSQSIKSSLEKQQLPFQPGLHAASHALLNVVPSYIMCNATDLATECVNPHEKRAFAERLLLYDRHPGGIGITKKVQLLFRELLTAALELVSTCNCLSSSGCPNCIQALSCSEYNEVLHKDAAILILKSVIQAEMSYFEGREDSSNNFTAV
- the LOC122045361 gene encoding uncharacterized ATP-dependent helicase YprA-like isoform X2, yielding MEKTIEVRSLDGRSVTISISCDRSIVDLKAKLMDSFLPAKNSPHFHLFFKGSKLSLDSRVGSHSIEHGEFMVLVPYIKKSQQSAVEYGQSGSRTPNASTDRVAVSAADSTWHDIMNDLSSFSAMQAEITKTDNRHSKRLYCEEGGTSLGESRRKTYSDRACKRKFDGNHALHEVLCSDAQNISDKQVSSIIRGVLESVNCLSKANSSGCLLFEEYFKSTGVIQSCVCPSWLKRVLKIFMFVNIMYAFVQRQKKCFTWECIDKALMQSNIFGLENACVTDVKSLPLLCPKMIISLCEDERFLDKLDTATLICISASGQHAVRNTANKKVPISSIVRAFGRRSVIFMSELWKAIKCCMEIKLASGMPLLLPLEESVLMQDVIAAVVSEGSGSVTLRKMSSLCRSRQLLEPAEMVEHLRKGIGKQGQLVHVEFIDAKEAVYAKFHTDLSEALTSTLKGFGITMLYSHQVESLLASLSGKNVVVATSTSSGKSLCYNIPVLEALSKNTMSCALYMFPTKALAQDQLRTLLKMIDGLNIGLNVGIYDGDTSQENRKLIRDDARLLITNPDMLHMSILPFHGQFKRILSNLRYVVIDETHTYKGAFGCHTAFILRRLQRICSHVYGSDPSFIFCTATSANPREHAMELGNLQTLELVQNDGSPRSPKYFILWNPPLYLEQKAFRGMKNNNPMMPDRKSRRSSPILEVSYLLAEMVQHGLRCIAFCKTRKLCELTLCYTREILNSTANDLVKSICVYRAGYSPQERRRIEADISEGRILGVAATNALEVGIDIGHIDATIHLGFPGTVASLWQQAGRSGRRSRPSLAVYVAFEGPLDQYFMKFPNKLFGRPMELCQVDAHNQKYDEKYFGSGLNSAIISLRNKGYLCNDAYDVSSPNSWNYIGPDGMPSRAVTIRAVETIKYKVVECLSNEVLEEIEESKAFFQIYDGAVYMHQGDTYLVNYLDLSTKVAFCQRADLKYYTKTRDYTDVHVAGGELAYLPVKASCYVKTTAQTRPCTITTKWFGFYRIWRSNNQIFDKDELSLPEFSFESEAVWICVSQSIKSSLEKQQLPFQPGLHAASHALLNVVPSYIMCNATDLATECVNPHEKRAFAERLLLYDRHPGGIGITKKVQLLFRELLTAALELVSTCNCLSSSGCPNCIQALSCSEYNEVLHKDAAILILKSVIQAEMSYFEGREDSSNNFTAV
- the LOC122045361 gene encoding uncharacterized ATP-dependent helicase YprA-like isoform X3; the encoded protein is MEKTIEVRSLDGRSVTISISCDRSIVDLKAKLMDSFLPAKNSPHFHLFFKGSKLSLDSRVGSHSIEHGEFMVLVPYIKKSQQSAVEYGQSGSRTPNASTDRVAVSAADSTWHDIMNDLSSFSAMQAEITKTDNRHSKRLYCEEGGTSLGESRRKTYSDRACKRKFDGNHALHEVLCSDAQNISDKQVSSIIRGVLESVNCLSKANSSGCLLFEEYFKSTGVIQSCVCPSWLKRVLKIFMFVNIMYAFVQRQKKCFTWECIDKALMQSNIFGLENACVTDVKSLPLLCPKMIISLCEDERFLDKLDTATLICISASGQHAVRNTANKKVPISSIVRAFGRRSVIFMSELWKAIKCCMEIKLASGMPLLLPLEESVLMQDVIAAVVSEGSGSVTLRKMSSLCRSRQLLEPAEMVEHLRKGIGKQGQLVHVEFIDAKEAVYAKFHTDLSEALTSTLKGFGITMLYSHQVESLLASLSGKNVVVATSTSSGKSLCYNIPVLEALSKNTMSCALYMFPTKALAQDQLRTLLKMIDGLNIGLNVGIYDGDTSQENRKLIRDDARLLITNPDMLHMSILPFHGQFKRILSNLRYVVIDETHTYKGAFGCHTAFILRRLQRICSHVYGSDPSFIFCTATSANPREHAMELGNLQTLELVQNDGSPRSPKYFILWNPPLYLEQKAFRGMKNNNPMMPDRKSRRSSPILEVSYLLAEMVQHGLRCIAFCKTRKLCELTLCYTREILNSTANDLVKSICVYRAGYSPQERRRIEADISEGRILGVAATNALEVGIDIGHIDATIHLGFPGTVASLWQQAGRSGRRSRPSLAVYVAFEGPLDQYFMKFPNKLFGRPMELCQVDAHNQKGMPSRAVTIRAVETIKYKVVECLSNEVLEEIEESKAFFQIYDGAVYMHQGDTYLVNYLDLSTKVAFCQRADLKYYTKTRDYTDVHVAGGELAYLPVKASCYVKTTAQTRPCTITTKWFGFYRIWRSNNQIFDKDELSLPEFSFESEAVWICVSQSIKSSLEKQQLPFQPGLHAASHALLNVVPSYIMCNATDLATECVNPHEKRAFAERLLLYDRHPGGIGITKKVQLLFRELLTAALELVSTCNCLSSSGCPNCIQALSCSEYNEVLHKDAAILILKSVIQAEMSYFEGREDSSNNFTAV